From the Longimicrobium sp. genome, the window GGGCGCCCCGCGGCGAGGGGATCGATCCCCCGCGCGACTGGGGCGCGAGCAGCGCCGTGTTCGCGCCCTACGCCGCCATCCGCCCCTACGCCGACCTGGTGGTGGGCGGCGGGCCGTCGCACACGCGCTACGGCTTCCGGCGCTACCCCTGGGCCACCCGCTGGTGGGCGCGCGGGCTGTGGGCGCCCCTGTACGGCCGCTTCGGCGTGGAGGCGTTCGCCGCGCGGCGATGGACGGGAAGCGCCGTCTCCGGCGGCCTCTTCGCCCGAGCCTCGGACCTCGAGGCGACGGCGTTCTACGGCTTCGGCAACGACACCCGCCAGCAGCCGGGCCTGGGCCGGCGCGACTACATCGTCTGGGAGCGGCAGCTGCTGGTGGAGCCCACGCTGGTGGTGCCGTTTTCCGAGCGGTTCGCCCTGACCACGGCGCTGGTGGGCCGCTACACCGATCCCGAGGTCCGCCCCGGCACGCCGGCGGCCGCCCTCGACTCCGACGACGTGCATGGGACGGCGACCTTCTTCGACGTGGGCGCGCGCGGGGCGGCGTACTGGGAAGGACGCGACGACCTGACGTATCCCCGCCGCGGATTCACCCTGTCGGCGAACGCGGACGTGTTTCCCGGCGTGGCCGGCGCCCTGTTCGACGAGGGCGCCCGCGGCGGGTTCGCCCGGGCGGGCGGCGTAGGCACGGCCTACCTGTCCGCCGGGCGCGGGCCCGTGCTGGCGCTGCGGGCCGGGGCGCAGGCGACGTGGGGCCATTTTCCCCTCCAGTATTCGTCGTTCGTGGGCGGCTCGCCCTCGCTGCGCGGCCACGCCATGCAGCGCTTCGCCGGCGACCGCGCCGCCTTCGGCGGGGCCGAGGTGCGCACCGTGCTCACCCGCGCCAACCTGCTGGTGCGCGGCGACCTGGGCGTCATCGCCCTGGCCGACGCCGGCCGCGTGTGGTACGGCGGCTCCGATGAAGGCGGCTGGCACACGGCCGTGGGCGCCGGCGCCTTCTTCCGCTTCCGCCAGCAGGCCGTGAGCGTGGTATACGCCCGCGGCGAGGACGACGTCGTGTACCTTCGCATGGGACTGCCGTTCTGAGCACGATGCACCACGACGCCCCCCTTCCCGACGGCCCCGCCTCCAGCCGCTACGAGCCCGGCACCCCCGGCGCGCTGGACCGCATCGCCACGGACCCCGCGCCCGACACGCTGGCGGCGGGGCCCACCCGCACGGCCTCCTTCCGCGACGTGTACTTCGACACGGTGGAAGGCGACCTGGAGCGCCGCGGCGCCTGGGCGTGCGTGCGCCACCACGGCCACGGGGCCGCCACCTTCGCCGTGCGCACGGGGCACGAGGCCGAGTACGGGCGCATCGTGGCGCTCGACGGGGTCCAGGGCGATCCCGCGGCGCTCTTCGCCGGGAGCACCGAGCCCGCCGTGCTGCTGCGCGCGATCGTGGACCCGGCCCGCCTGGAGGCGCGGGTGGAGATCGAGACGCACCGCCGCGTGCGCCCGCTCTCCTCTCCCGAGGGCGACGTGGCGCAGGTGGCCGCCGACACCATGCTGGCGCGCGAGGGCGACCGGCGCGCGCAGCTCGAGGAAGTGGCCATCATTCCCCAGGCGGGGGAGCCCGAGCGCATCGCGTCGTCGCTTCGGCACGAGTACGGGCTGCGCCTGGTGGCCGAGGACCGGCTGGACCGGGCGCGCCTTGCCCTTCGCGAGCACGAGCTGAACGCGCTGGAGGTCGCCGTCCGCTCCGCGCGCCGGGTGGCGGTGGTGGCGCTGGACGATGGGCGGATGGCCCTGCGCCGCGACCGCGCCTCGCTGCGGGTTCCGTCCACGCAGGGCACCGGCGAGGACGCCGCGCGCCAGGTGCTGCGCGACTGCTTCGGTCAGGACGGCGCGCGGGTGCGGCTGCTGGGCACCGGCTCGGGCTCCGGCGCCAGCGCGTCGGTGGAGGTGTGGCTGGCCGAGGGCGCGTCGGCCCCGGGCGAAGAGGCCGCGTGCGAGATCGTCCACATGCCGCTGGACGAGATCCTGGCCTCCGTGGGCTCGCCCGCGCTGCGCGACCGCGATACGCTGGCCGCCCTTCACGTGGTGGCGCGCGCGGGACTCACCATCCTGGCCCCCGAGGGCGACGCCAGCGACGAGGAGCGGCGGGCCCGGGTGACCCTGGCCTCCGCCCCCGATCCCGACGCCGAGGCCTCGCGGCTGCTGCCGGTGGGCACGCTGCTGAACATGGAGCTCAGCATCCTGGCCTTCAACCGCCGGGTGCTGGAGCTGGCGGAAAGCGCACGCGTGCCGCTGCTGGAGCGGGTGCGGTTCCTGGGCATCTTCGGCGCCAACCTCGACGAGTTCTTCCGGGTGCGCGTGTCGGGCTTCAAGCGCCAGGTGGCGATGGGAAGCCACAAGCGCACCATCGACGGGGTTACCCCGCAGGACCAGCTCGACGCCATCGGCATCCGCGCGCGGCGGCTGATGGACCGCGCCTACCAGCTGCTCGACGAGACGCTTCTGCCCCAGCTGGCCGAGCGCGGCGTGCGGGTGGTGGCCCCCGGCGAGCTGACGCCCGACGAGCGGGCGTACGTCCGCGAGCGGTTCGAGCGCGACGCCCATCCCGTGCTGATGCCGCTGACCGCCGGCCCCGGGTACCCGTTCCCGCACATCCGCAACCTGCGCCCCGCGCTCGCCGGGCTGGTGCGCGACCCGCGCGGGGGCGAGCCGCGGCTGGGCATCGTGGAGCTGCCGGACGGCGTCAACCGGTTCATCCACCTTCCCAACAGCCGGCGGTTCGTGGCGCTCGAGGAGGTGATCCGCGAGCACTTTCCCGCGCTGTACCCGGGGCTGGAGGTGGAATCGCCCCGCGTGTTCCGCGTCACCCGCAGCGCCGAGCTTCACCTGGACCGCAAGGAGGTCGAGGACATCCTCCACGCGGTCGAGGAGCAGGTGCGCAAGCGCCGCTTCCGCCCGGTCGTGCGGCTGGAGGTGGAGCGGGGGATGCCCGGCACCGTGCGCGCCATGCTGCTGCGCGAGCTGCAGTACGAGGCGCCCAGCATCGTCTCGGCCCTGGGCGAGCAGGACGTCTACGAGGTGCCCGGGCTGATCGACCTGCGCGGCATCCGCGAGCTGGCCGACGTCGAGGCCGAGGGGCTCCACTTTCCCCCCGCGCCCCCGCCGCGCACCCCGCTGGACCCGCGCCGCACCGTGTTCGAGCAGCTGCGCGAGCACGAGGTGCTGGTGTCGTTTCCCGGCGACTCGTTCCAGGCCACCGTCGAGCGGCTGGTGGTGGACGCGGCCGAAGACCCCGACGTGCTGGCCATCAAGCTGGCCCTGTACCGCACGAACACCAAGTCGCGCATCGTCGAGGCGCTGACCCGCGCCGCGTCGGCCGGCAAGCAGGTGGTGGCGCTGGTGGAGCTGACGGCGCGCTTCGACGAGCTCAGCAACATCCACTGGGCGCGGTACCTTCGCTCCTTTGGCATCCATGTGATCTACGGGGCGCCCGACCTGAAGGTGCACGCCAAGATCGCCCTGGTGGTGCGCCGCGAGTCCGACGCGCTGCGCCAGTACGTGTACATCGGCACCGGCAACCTGAACGCGTCGACGGCCACCTTCTACACCGACCTGGGCTTGATGACCGCCAGCCCGGCGCTGGCCGCCGAGCTCAACGAGGTGTTCAACGGCCTCACCGGCGGCGCATCGCCCATGGATTTCGCCCACTTGCTGGTGGCGCCCTACACCATGCGGCGGCGGTTCGTGGAGATGATCGGGCGCGAGGCCGAGCACGCTGCGGCGGGGCGGCGGGGGTGGATCCGCGCCAAGTTCAACGGCCTGGCCGACCGCGAGATCATCGCCGCGCTCTACCAGGCCTCGCAGGCGGGGGTGCAGATC encodes:
- the ppk1 gene encoding polyphosphate kinase 1, producing MHHDAPLPDGPASSRYEPGTPGALDRIATDPAPDTLAAGPTRTASFRDVYFDTVEGDLERRGAWACVRHHGHGAATFAVRTGHEAEYGRIVALDGVQGDPAALFAGSTEPAVLLRAIVDPARLEARVEIETHRRVRPLSSPEGDVAQVAADTMLAREGDRRAQLEEVAIIPQAGEPERIASSLRHEYGLRLVAEDRLDRARLALREHELNALEVAVRSARRVAVVALDDGRMALRRDRASLRVPSTQGTGEDAARQVLRDCFGQDGARVRLLGTGSGSGASASVEVWLAEGASAPGEEAACEIVHMPLDEILASVGSPALRDRDTLAALHVVARAGLTILAPEGDASDEERRARVTLASAPDPDAEASRLLPVGTLLNMELSILAFNRRVLELAESARVPLLERVRFLGIFGANLDEFFRVRVSGFKRQVAMGSHKRTIDGVTPQDQLDAIGIRARRLMDRAYQLLDETLLPQLAERGVRVVAPGELTPDERAYVRERFERDAHPVLMPLTAGPGYPFPHIRNLRPALAGLVRDPRGGEPRLGIVELPDGVNRFIHLPNSRRFVALEEVIREHFPALYPGLEVESPRVFRVTRSAELHLDRKEVEDILHAVEEQVRKRRFRPVVRLEVERGMPGTVRAMLLRELQYEAPSIVSALGEQDVYEVPGLIDLRGIRELADVEAEGLHFPPAPPPRTPLDPRRTVFEQLREHEVLVSFPGDSFQATVERLVVDAAEDPDVLAIKLALYRTNTKSRIVEALTRAASAGKQVVALVELTARFDELSNIHWARYLRSFGIHVIYGAPDLKVHAKIALVVRRESDALRQYVYIGTGNLNASTATFYTDLGLMTASPALAAELNEVFNGLTGGASPMDFAHLLVAPYTMRRRFVEMIGREAEHAAAGRRGWIRAKFNGLADREIIAALYQASQAGVQIDLLVRGMCSLRPGVVGLSENIRVYSALGRHLEHARIFRFENGGEPEYYIGSADWRTRNLSRRVEVAVPIRDPGHRARLDGILDEDLARPDLWELGADGTYYQRPQPAPRQGAPARSGPERRAIITADV